A single Pseudoxanthomonas sp. DNA region contains:
- a CDS encoding DUF4142 domain-containing protein has translation MATLPAMRIPLSRTESMNRLSAPATASFAFALLLCGCNDRTHPDDADMASDTPLAAAEPADAVTDATADVTSTATDGTAPAAGMPEPAALGVLNAINAHEIAAGEQALDKGVKGEVAAFARMMIDQHTENREKTQALDPDAAAQDAMTQQRKGEAELAALDAKSGDEYARAYVDAMVKGHTEALDALDTRLIPAATSEPVRQHLTATRGHVAAHLEQAQRLASAAPAN, from the coding sequence ATGGCGACCCTGCCTGCCATGCGCATCCCCTTATCGAGGACCGAATCCATGAATCGCTTGTCTGCCCCCGCCACTGCTTCCTTCGCTTTTGCACTGCTGCTGTGCGGCTGCAACGACCGTACCCATCCCGACGATGCCGACATGGCCTCCGATACTCCCCTGGCCGCTGCCGAGCCCGCCGATGCGGTGACGGACGCGACCGCCGATGTGACCTCCACCGCAACCGACGGCACGGCCCCGGCGGCCGGCATGCCAGAACCTGCTGCGCTGGGCGTGCTCAATGCGATCAATGCGCATGAGATCGCCGCCGGCGAGCAGGCGTTGGACAAGGGCGTCAAGGGTGAGGTGGCCGCGTTCGCACGGATGATGATCGATCAGCATACCGAGAACCGCGAGAAGACCCAGGCCCTCGATCCGGATGCCGCAGCCCAGGACGCCATGACGCAGCAACGCAAGGGCGAGGCAGAGCTCGCGGCATTGGATGCCAAGTCAGGCGACGAGTACGCCCGCGCCTACGTCGACGCGATGGTCAAAGGCCACACCGAAGCGCTCGATGCGCTGGATACGCGCCTGATCCCCGCCGCCACGTCCGAGCCGGTGCGCCAGCACCTGACGGCAACCCGCGGCCATGTCGCGGCCCACCTGGAGCAGGCACAGCGCCTCGCTTCCGCCGCGCCCGCGAACTGA
- a CDS encoding two-component system sensor histidine kinase NtrB, protein MNQVDEPMLGPRGPLSDEATQFRLLLDSVTDYAIYMLDPDGYVKTWNPGGQRIKGYSPQDIVGTHFSRFYTPEDVAAGLPQRGLDAARNDGRFSAEGWRLRKDGTRFFASVVIDPIWVGDELVGYAKVTRDITERVQAQQRLREAEASLLQAQKMEAIGKLTLGLAHDFNNLLGVVINALELITMRVSHDPRLTRNVDAALRAAERGALLTRQLLTFGRGQNLTPQPHDLNRLILELADLMRRSCPENIELRFDLAPGLPVLQVDRSQLEAAILNMVINSRDAMPEGGEILIRTWRAHTAMPAATEHAAQDMVCVSVQDTGTGIPLELQQRVFEPFFTTKDIGKGSGLGLSQIFGFALQSGGFASLDSEPGNGTTVYVHLPVGSTSE, encoded by the coding sequence ATGAATCAAGTTGACGAGCCGATGCTGGGACCACGTGGCCCGTTGTCGGACGAGGCGACCCAGTTCCGTCTGCTGCTCGACAGCGTCACCGATTACGCGATCTACATGCTCGACCCCGATGGATACGTGAAGACGTGGAATCCGGGCGGGCAGCGCATCAAGGGCTATTCGCCCCAGGACATCGTCGGCACCCATTTCTCGCGCTTCTATACGCCCGAAGACGTGGCCGCGGGTTTGCCGCAACGTGGGCTGGACGCGGCCCGGAATGACGGTCGCTTTTCCGCGGAAGGCTGGCGTCTGCGCAAGGATGGCACCCGCTTCTTCGCCAGCGTCGTCATCGACCCGATCTGGGTGGGCGATGAACTGGTCGGCTATGCGAAGGTGACCCGCGACATCACCGAGCGGGTACAGGCACAGCAACGCCTGCGCGAGGCCGAGGCGTCCCTGCTGCAGGCGCAGAAGATGGAAGCCATCGGCAAGCTGACCCTGGGGCTCGCACACGATTTCAACAATCTGCTCGGCGTCGTGATCAATGCGCTGGAACTGATCACGATGCGGGTCAGTCACGATCCCCGGCTGACAAGGAACGTGGATGCCGCGTTGCGAGCCGCAGAGCGGGGTGCCCTGTTGACCCGCCAGCTGCTGACGTTCGGACGGGGACAGAACCTGACGCCGCAACCGCACGACCTCAATCGCCTCATTCTCGAGCTGGCGGACCTGATGCGCCGCAGCTGTCCGGAAAACATCGAACTCCGCTTCGATCTGGCCCCCGGGTTGCCCGTCCTGCAGGTCGACAGGTCGCAGCTGGAAGCCGCCATCCTGAACATGGTCATCAACAGCCGCGACGCCATGCCCGAGGGCGGCGAAATCCTCATCCGGACCTGGCGTGCACATACCGCCATGCCGGCAGCGACGGAGCACGCGGCACAGGACATGGTGTGCGTCAGCGTCCAGGACACTGGCACAGGAATTCCGTTGGAGTTGCAGCAGCGGGTCTTCGAGCCTTTCTTCACCACCAAGGATATCGGCAAGGGCAGCGGACTGGGCTTGAGCCAGATATTCGGGTTCGCCCTGCAGTCCGGCGGCTTCGCTTCCCTCGACAGCGAACCGGGGAACGGCACGACGGTGTACGTGCATCTGCCGGTCGGGAGCACGAGCGAATGA
- a CDS encoding glycogen debranching N-terminal domain-containing protein — protein MTTHGASADHPRHDRGLVNLRARPHRHIVSHGETALVVDAAGEIHPDEDLGLFVRGTRVLSTHAWRAGGRRLVPVSLSAARQDQWHGYYLVPASGDDDGDPRANAAKQGIEVLVVRVVGEGLHEDVRITNHAGHPVSFVLELRAGADFVGQDEAGNVSPGRGRSTCVMADTADRVDRRWRYRARRTDPRDGKVRRVEMVVRLQVDRPAEGVVSPDQSHRIRFRVALPPRGQWHACLAWSVERDGGVLDAPPCPGRASPSLKERVQPTWLETSLSVGDARSVCRAAYVDVVGLLGRAQRDLHALRMPRLDDADAWTVGAGVPAYLATFGRDILTTGWQSAMLGDELMRGGLNELAKTQGRRRDDWRDESPGRMLHEARLEPAACLNERPTARYYGSLTSSSLFPFVVGQLWQWTGDPARVQPFVDAAIRALRWLDDEALQVPGPFYAVRTRSSQGLDNQTWKDSSESVVDREGNVVGQPVATCEEQAIAYIAKRDFADVLEAVGRRDDAETLRRQAEALKRRFNEHFWVEETGFLAMALDARGRPIASVGSNALRCLASGIVEPGTARRIVERAFAPDMFSGWGIRTLSSDHPAYNPHGYHVGTIWPVEHGPFALGLRRYGFVEACQRLCLAQFQLADLCEGQRLPECVTGHARDAMHPFPAIYAAANAPQAWSASTPVVLLQALLGIRADAPHDTLWLDPALPEWLPELRLQRLRVGRASVDIDFVRDDTGATRFDVTGGDERLRVRRGVPDAP, from the coding sequence ATGACGACGCACGGTGCCTCAGCCGACCATCCCCGTCATGATCGGGGGCTGGTCAATCTGCGTGCGCGGCCCCATCGACACATCGTCAGCCACGGCGAGACGGCGCTGGTGGTGGATGCCGCAGGCGAAATACATCCGGACGAGGACCTCGGCCTGTTCGTCCGCGGCACCCGCGTACTGAGTACGCATGCCTGGCGGGCGGGCGGGCGGAGACTGGTGCCGGTATCGCTGTCGGCGGCGCGCCAGGATCAGTGGCATGGCTACTACCTGGTGCCTGCGTCCGGAGACGATGACGGCGACCCGCGTGCCAACGCCGCCAAACAGGGCATCGAGGTGCTCGTCGTGCGTGTGGTCGGCGAGGGGCTGCACGAGGATGTCCGCATCACCAACCACGCCGGCCATCCCGTCTCCTTCGTGCTCGAATTACGTGCCGGCGCCGACTTCGTGGGACAGGACGAGGCCGGCAACGTGTCTCCCGGAAGGGGTCGCAGCACCTGCGTGATGGCCGATACCGCCGATCGGGTGGATCGGCGCTGGCGTTACCGGGCGCGCCGGACCGATCCCCGCGACGGAAAGGTGCGGCGTGTGGAGATGGTGGTGCGGCTGCAGGTCGATCGTCCGGCCGAAGGCGTGGTATCGCCCGATCAGTCGCACCGGATCCGCTTCCGTGTGGCGCTTCCGCCGCGCGGCCAATGGCATGCCTGCCTGGCGTGGAGCGTGGAACGGGATGGCGGGGTGCTGGACGCACCCCCGTGTCCGGGGCGCGCCTCGCCCTCGCTGAAGGAACGTGTGCAACCGACGTGGCTGGAGACGTCGCTGTCGGTGGGCGATGCACGGTCGGTGTGTCGCGCGGCCTACGTGGACGTCGTCGGACTGCTCGGTCGTGCGCAGCGCGATCTGCACGCGCTGCGTATGCCGCGTCTGGACGACGCTGATGCCTGGACCGTCGGTGCGGGCGTGCCGGCCTACCTGGCCACGTTCGGACGCGACATCCTGACCACGGGATGGCAGTCGGCGATGCTGGGCGACGAACTGATGCGCGGCGGCCTCAACGAGCTGGCGAAGACCCAGGGCAGGCGGCGCGACGACTGGCGCGACGAATCGCCCGGACGCATGCTGCACGAGGCACGGCTCGAGCCAGCGGCCTGCCTCAACGAGCGGCCGACGGCGCGGTACTACGGCAGCCTGACGTCGTCCAGCCTGTTCCCCTTCGTCGTGGGTCAACTGTGGCAATGGACGGGCGACCCCGCGCGCGTGCAACCGTTCGTCGATGCGGCGATACGCGCGCTGCGCTGGCTCGACGACGAGGCCCTGCAGGTGCCGGGCCCCTTCTACGCGGTGCGTACACGCTCATCGCAAGGCCTGGACAACCAGACGTGGAAGGACTCGTCCGAATCGGTCGTCGACAGGGAGGGGAACGTCGTCGGGCAGCCGGTGGCCACCTGCGAAGAGCAGGCGATCGCCTACATCGCCAAGCGCGACTTCGCAGACGTCCTCGAGGCCGTGGGTCGGCGCGACGACGCCGAGACCTTGCGCCGGCAGGCCGAGGCGCTCAAGCGCCGGTTCAACGAACACTTCTGGGTCGAGGAGACCGGGTTCCTCGCGATGGCGCTGGATGCTCGGGGCAGGCCGATCGCGTCGGTCGGCTCCAACGCGCTGCGGTGCCTGGCCAGCGGAATCGTGGAGCCTGGCACTGCACGACGCATCGTCGAGCGCGCCTTCGCACCGGACATGTTCAGCGGATGGGGGATCCGGACCCTGTCCTCGGACCATCCCGCCTACAACCCGCATGGTTACCATGTCGGCACGATCTGGCCGGTGGAGCACGGGCCGTTTGCCCTGGGCCTGCGACGCTACGGTTTCGTCGAGGCGTGCCAGCGGCTGTGCCTGGCCCAGTTCCAGCTGGCCGATCTGTGCGAGGGGCAACGCCTGCCCGAGTGCGTGACCGGACACGCCCGCGATGCGATGCATCCGTTCCCCGCCATCTATGCGGCGGCGAACGCTCCGCAAGCGTGGTCGGCATCGACACCGGTCGTGCTGTTGCAGGCCCTGCTCGGCATCCGCGCGGATGCACCCCATGACACGTTATGGCTCGATCCCGCCCTGCCGGAGTGGTTGCCGGAGTTGCGTTTGCAACGATTGCGGGTCGGTCGGGCGTCGGTGGATATCGACTTCGTCCGCGACGACACGGGAGCGACCCGCTTCGACGTGACAGGCGGCGACGAACGGCTGCGGGTGCGTCGCGGCGTGCCGGACGCACCCTGA
- a CDS encoding response regulator, whose protein sequence is MSPSLSGRNVLIVEDEYLLASALQEAVELLGGRVVGPFARVQQAMQSIQSGDMPDVGLLDVNLGSEYSYPLADALAERGIPTVLITGYDPDALPEAYRSLSYLRKPFDLASVSSALEGLAFAAKRQSDTRRN, encoded by the coding sequence ATGTCCCCTTCATTGAGCGGACGCAACGTCCTGATCGTGGAAGACGAGTACCTGCTCGCCTCGGCGCTGCAGGAAGCGGTGGAATTGCTGGGCGGCCGCGTGGTGGGCCCCTTCGCTCGCGTACAGCAGGCGATGCAGTCGATCCAGAGCGGCGACATGCCGGACGTCGGCCTGCTGGATGTGAACCTGGGTTCCGAGTATTCGTATCCGCTGGCCGATGCGTTGGCCGAACGGGGCATTCCCACGGTACTCATTACCGGCTACGACCCGGATGCACTACCCGAGGCCTACCGATCGCTGTCGTATCTGCGCAAACCGTTCGATCTGGCTTCGGTGTCGTCAGCCTTGGAGGGCCTGGCATTCGCCGCGAAGCGCCAGAGCGACACCCGCCGCAACTGA
- a CDS encoding ABC1 kinase family protein, whose amino-acid sequence MNSATSAPVEGKLPRRAAILRFLFRYRKSGVFNGLSLEPTMLDEGGDDDGSPEQFADELEALGPTFVKLGQMLSTRPDLVPPAYASALERMQEDVTPVPFEVIREQVEDALGVRINKAYASFEEVPLGCASLAQVHRARLRDGREVAVKVQRPGVAQQLMADLDLLRGITGTADRFTDIGRHVRFSEWLGEFSRSLTAELDYVAEAENLERFREHLAPFRQLWVPAPVWDYTAKRVLTMELADGRRVDEISGLRRTEQDMTPLAEDLLRGYLDQMFVHGEIHADPHPGNLRVTEDGRLAVFDLGMVANVPPRQRDRLLKLLFAAVDGRGEQVAEECIALGIRLEDYDEPKFLREVGQLIARYGAHQSSMSEGRVVLDLVRIAMQCGLRPPPELSLLGKTLLNLDTACHLLAPALDTQRVVEDQLQHVMRARLRKSLSSPSLASEMMEVQALLRDGPRKVSDILSLVAENRLQMRLTGLEESRLMENLQKIANRISVGVITAALILASAMMMRVPSAHTLWGYPVVALLLFLLGVALGAGIVVSSLVSDHRTRSREERGPR is encoded by the coding sequence ATGAATTCAGCCACCTCCGCGCCCGTCGAAGGCAAACTGCCGCGCCGGGCCGCGATCCTGCGCTTCCTGTTCCGGTACAGGAAATCGGGCGTGTTCAACGGCCTCTCGCTCGAGCCCACGATGCTCGACGAGGGTGGCGACGATGATGGAAGTCCCGAGCAGTTCGCCGATGAGCTCGAGGCGCTCGGACCGACGTTCGTGAAGCTGGGCCAGATGCTGTCCACGCGTCCGGATCTGGTGCCGCCGGCCTATGCGTCCGCGCTGGAACGCATGCAGGAGGATGTCACGCCGGTGCCTTTCGAGGTGATCCGGGAGCAGGTGGAAGACGCGCTGGGTGTCAGGATCAACAAGGCCTATGCCAGTTTCGAGGAGGTGCCGCTGGGGTGCGCGTCGCTGGCGCAGGTCCACCGGGCGCGACTGCGCGATGGGCGCGAGGTCGCCGTCAAGGTGCAGCGGCCCGGCGTGGCGCAGCAGCTGATGGCGGACCTGGACCTGTTGCGCGGCATCACCGGCACCGCAGACCGGTTCACCGACATCGGACGCCACGTGCGTTTCTCCGAGTGGCTCGGGGAGTTTTCCCGCTCGCTGACGGCCGAGCTGGACTATGTCGCCGAGGCGGAGAACCTGGAGCGTTTCCGCGAGCACCTGGCGCCGTTCCGACAGTTGTGGGTGCCGGCGCCGGTGTGGGACTACACGGCCAAGCGCGTGCTGACCATGGAGCTGGCCGACGGGCGTCGGGTGGACGAGATTTCCGGATTGCGACGTACCGAGCAGGACATGACCCCGCTGGCGGAGGATCTGCTGCGCGGCTATCTGGACCAGATGTTCGTGCACGGCGAGATCCACGCGGACCCGCACCCGGGCAACCTGAGGGTGACCGAGGACGGTCGCCTGGCGGTCTTCGATCTCGGCATGGTCGCCAATGTGCCGCCGCGCCAGCGCGATCGGCTGCTCAAACTCCTGTTCGCCGCCGTGGACGGGCGCGGCGAGCAGGTCGCCGAGGAGTGCATCGCACTGGGCATTCGCCTGGAAGACTACGACGAGCCGAAGTTCCTGCGGGAAGTGGGCCAGCTGATCGCGCGTTACGGCGCGCACCAATCGTCGATGTCCGAGGGACGGGTGGTGCTCGACCTGGTGCGCATCGCCATGCAATGCGGACTGCGGCCGCCGCCGGAACTGAGCCTGCTCGGCAAGACACTGTTGAATCTCGATACGGCCTGCCATCTGCTGGCGCCGGCGCTCGATACGCAGCGCGTGGTGGAAGACCAACTGCAGCACGTGATGCGTGCCCGCCTGCGCAAATCGCTGTCATCGCCCAGCCTGGCCAGCGAGATGATGGAAGTGCAGGCGCTGCTGCGCGACGGCCCGCGAAAGGTGTCGGACATCCTCTCGCTGGTGGCCGAGAATCGCCTGCAGATGCGTCTGACCGGTCTGGAGGAGTCGCGGTTGATGGAGAATCTCCAGAAGATCGCCAATCGCATCTCGGTAGGCGTCATCACGGCGGCGCTCATCCTGGCGTCGGCGATGATGATGCGCGTGCCGTCCGCGCATACGCTGTGGGGTTATCCCGTCGTCGCATTGCTGCTGTTCCTGCTGGGTGTGGCGCTGGGTGCCGGCATCGTCGTCAGTTCGCTGGTCAGCGATCACCGGACGCGTTCGCGGGAGGAACGCGGACCCCGATAG
- a CDS encoding PAS domain-containing protein has product MPIDDDRGTRGEMARRVVEFDWSATPLGGRDEWPAHLRSIVDVMLGHGFPMILLWGKDLVQIYNDGYAAIMREKHPAGLGQPTAECWPEVWHINAPIYDRVWQGDTVTFEDKPYPLKRGSMVEDTWLTLTYCPVRGADGTVDGILVTMLDTSLGQRARIARDASEAERQASEQRLALAFKLLPVGVAIVDRSGDVVMSNDVMKKYLPGDRIPSLDDANVGCWRGWHADGRPIERTDFSTARALRGEVVVPGIEFLFEADDGSERWTRVASAPMFDPQGEVSGALSIVIDIDDLKQSAERIRINEERFRQFASASSNILWIRSAVTLAMEFASPAFETIYGLPVADALGDVRHWAAHVVPDDRQTVLRNLDRVRAGESLTQEFRIQRQDEGGFRWIMSTDFPLYDAEGNVHRVAGIATDVTETRRAHEHQQILLAELQHRVRNIMAMLGSLVTRSRLSADTVDEYARLLSGRLMSLARTQALLTQAANAGVSVHALAEQELKAQAHSDAQYDLAGPDLTLPAKATEVLSLALHELTTNALKYGALSREDGHVSLRWKVEPQDGRPWLRMEWRERHPAPAGWFPPQRCGFGTSLIEQRVPYELGGIGRIAFEATGAVASIEFPLMDGSSILQTQAPVPVRVEGGSNDLHGRVDLRGHRILVLDDDFYLANDTAAALRSAGAAVLGPFSDTASALDALDVPPTGAVLDINLGGGASFVTAERLAGLRVPFVFVTGYDPFVLPEALRDAPVLQKPTDAGRIVQALAACLPDLLTAT; this is encoded by the coding sequence ATGCCGATCGATGATGACCGCGGCACGCGCGGGGAAATGGCACGGCGCGTCGTCGAATTCGATTGGAGCGCTACGCCGCTGGGCGGGCGGGACGAATGGCCTGCGCATCTGCGCAGCATCGTGGACGTGATGCTGGGGCACGGGTTCCCGATGATCCTGCTGTGGGGCAAGGACCTGGTACAGATCTACAACGATGGCTATGCCGCCATCATGCGTGAGAAACACCCGGCCGGACTGGGCCAACCCACTGCCGAGTGCTGGCCTGAGGTCTGGCATATCAATGCGCCTATCTACGACAGGGTTTGGCAAGGCGATACGGTCACGTTCGAAGACAAGCCGTATCCCTTGAAGCGCGGGAGTATGGTGGAAGACACCTGGCTGACCCTCACTTATTGTCCGGTGCGCGGAGCCGACGGCACGGTGGACGGCATCCTGGTGACGATGCTCGACACCAGCCTCGGCCAGCGCGCGCGCATCGCCCGCGACGCCAGTGAGGCCGAGCGGCAGGCGAGCGAGCAGCGGCTGGCGCTCGCCTTCAAACTGCTGCCGGTGGGCGTGGCCATCGTCGACCGCAGCGGCGATGTCGTGATGTCCAACGACGTCATGAAGAAGTACCTCCCCGGGGATCGCATTCCCTCGCTGGACGATGCCAACGTCGGGTGTTGGCGGGGCTGGCATGCGGATGGACGTCCGATAGAACGCACGGATTTCTCCACCGCGCGCGCGCTGAGGGGCGAGGTGGTCGTGCCGGGGATCGAGTTCCTGTTCGAGGCGGACGACGGCAGCGAACGCTGGACACGCGTCGCATCGGCGCCGATGTTCGACCCACAGGGCGAGGTCTCCGGCGCCCTGTCCATCGTGATCGACATCGACGACCTGAAGCAGAGCGCCGAACGCATCCGCATCAACGAAGAGCGGTTCCGACAGTTCGCCAGCGCATCCTCGAACATCCTCTGGATCCGCTCGGCCGTTACGCTGGCCATGGAGTTCGCCAGCCCGGCGTTCGAGACCATCTACGGCCTGCCGGTCGCGGACGCCCTCGGCGATGTCCGTCACTGGGCTGCGCACGTCGTGCCGGATGATCGCCAGACCGTGCTGCGGAATCTGGATCGCGTCCGCGCCGGGGAATCCCTCACGCAGGAATTCCGCATCCAACGCCAGGACGAGGGCGGTTTCCGCTGGATCATGAGCACCGATTTCCCGCTCTACGACGCCGAAGGCAATGTGCACCGTGTCGCAGGAATCGCGACGGACGTCACCGAGACACGCCGGGCGCACGAACACCAGCAGATCCTGCTGGCGGAACTGCAGCATCGGGTGCGCAACATCATGGCGATGCTCGGCTCGTTGGTGACGCGCAGCCGGCTGTCGGCCGACACGGTGGACGAGTACGCCCGCCTGTTGTCGGGTCGCCTGATGTCGCTGGCGCGTACCCAGGCCCTGTTGACCCAGGCCGCCAACGCCGGGGTTTCCGTCCACGCGCTCGCCGAGCAGGAACTGAAGGCGCAGGCGCACAGTGATGCGCAGTATGACCTTGCCGGCCCCGACCTTACCCTGCCGGCGAAGGCGACCGAGGTGCTTTCCCTCGCACTGCACGAGCTGACCACCAACGCCCTGAAGTACGGCGCGCTGTCCCGCGAGGATGGACATGTTTCGCTGCGCTGGAAGGTCGAACCGCAGGATGGGCGACCTTGGCTGCGTATGGAGTGGCGGGAGCGGCATCCTGCGCCGGCCGGATGGTTCCCGCCGCAGCGCTGCGGCTTCGGCACGTCCCTGATCGAACAACGCGTGCCGTACGAACTGGGCGGCATCGGCAGGATCGCCTTCGAGGCCACGGGAGCGGTGGCATCGATCGAGTTTCCGCTGATGGATGGCAGCAGCATCCTGCAGACGCAGGCGCCGGTGCCCGTCCGGGTCGAGGGCGGATCGAACGACCTGCATGGCCGCGTGGATTTGCGGGGTCACCGCATTCTGGTGCTCGATGATGACTTCTATCTTGCGAACGATACGGCTGCGGCGCTGCGCTCCGCGGGAGCTGCGGTGCTCGGCCCGTTCTCCGATACGGCCTCCGCGCTCGACGCACTGGATGTACCGCCGACCGGCGCAGTGCTGGACATCAATCTGGGCGGAGGCGCGAGCTTTGTGACGGCGGAGCGGCTGGCCGGACTGCGGGTCCCGTTCGTCTTCGTCACCGGCTACGACCCGTTCGTGCTGCCCGAGGCGCTGCGGGATGCGCCGGTCCTGCAGAAGCCGACTGACGCGGGCCGGATCGTGCAGGCGCTGGCGGCATGCTTGCCCGATCTGTTGACGGCAACGTGA